Proteins encoded by one window of Sulfurimonas hongkongensis:
- a CDS encoding DUF2779 domain-containing protein, with protein MMQKNKIIALSKSLYTRGIQCPKSLWLKKYKKEVLTPPDATALARFETGNVVGDLACGLFPDGKEVVYTPDDFTGMVETTEKLLDEGFEHIYEATFLYDGILVLVDILKVTPNGVEIYEVKSSTSVKDIYLHDVSIQHYVLKELGYSVVGSYVVHIDSSYVRGEALDLDGLFKIIDVSEEVDALELGIQKKLEEFKAYLSDDEPNIDIGAHCNTPYECDAKEYCWRVQRGIPDYSIFNIFNLGSKKQLELYTQGIVKIEDILDDFAMTAIQKQKVQNYKSQSTYVDKESIKSFLERLTYPIYHLDFETFQQAIPEWRGISPYQQIPFQYSLHIEHSEGRLEHCEYLAQDGKDPRYELAKSLVSDIPKDATVLAYNMSFEKGVISKLAESFSELKEHLLSINENMRDLMSPFQKKHYIAPKMQGSYSIKYVLPALVPKMLEAYKSLDGIQNGSEAMNAFAKLSLMSEDEKEKTRTALLEYCKLDTLAMVEILKKLRAEIEKESSL; from the coding sequence ATGATGCAAAAAAACAAGATAATAGCCCTCTCTAAATCCCTCTACACCCGTGGCATCCAATGCCCAAAATCTCTTTGGCTAAAAAAGTACAAAAAAGAAGTTTTAACTCCTCCAGATGCAACTGCTTTAGCTCGGTTTGAGACTGGTAATGTTGTGGGTGATTTGGCTTGTGGGCTTTTTCCTGATGGTAAAGAAGTTGTTTATACTCCTGATGATTTCACTGGTATGGTTGAGACTACAGAAAAGCTCTTGGATGAGGGGTTTGAACATATTTATGAGGCTACTTTTCTTTATGATGGCATACTTGTTTTGGTGGATATTTTAAAGGTTACGCCTAATGGAGTGGAGATTTATGAAGTAAAGAGTTCTACTAGCGTCAAAGATATCTATCTTCATGATGTCTCGATTCAGCACTATGTACTAAAAGAGCTTGGATATAGTGTAGTTGGTAGTTATGTTGTGCATATTGACAGCTCTTATGTACGAGGAGAGGCGCTTGATTTAGATGGGCTCTTTAAGATTATAGATGTTAGTGAGGAAGTTGACGCTTTAGAGCTTGGCATCCAAAAAAAGCTTGAGGAGTTTAAGGCTTATTTGTCCGATGATGAACCAAACATTGATATCGGGGCTCATTGTAACACTCCTTATGAGTGTGATGCTAAGGAGTATTGTTGGAGAGTTCAAAGAGGGATTCCTGATTATTCGATTTTTAATATCTTCAACCTTGGAAGCAAAAAACAGCTAGAACTCTACACTCAAGGGATAGTAAAGATAGAAGATATTCTTGATGACTTTGCCATGACAGCCATACAAAAACAAAAGGTGCAAAACTATAAGAGTCAAAGCACCTATGTTGATAAAGAGAGTATAAAAAGTTTTCTTGAGAGACTAACTTATCCTATCTATCATCTTGATTTTGAAACCTTCCAGCAGGCAATCCCAGAGTGGAGAGGCATTAGCCCATATCAGCAGATACCTTTTCAGTACTCACTTCACATAGAGCACTCTGAAGGAAGGCTAGAGCACTGTGAGTATTTGGCTCAAGATGGTAAAGATCCTCGTTATGAGTTGGCTAAGAGTCTTGTCAGTGATATTCCAAAAGATGCTACGGTTTTGGCTTATAACATGAGTTTTGAAAAAGGAGTGATATCTAAACTTGCTGAGAGTTTTTCTGAGTTAAAAGAGCATCTGCTCTCTATAAATGAAAACATGAGAGACTTGATGTCTCCTTTTCAAAAAAAGCACTATATAGCTCCCAAGATGCAAGGAAGTTACTCCATCAAGTATGTCTTACCAGCGCTAGTTCCTAAGATGCTAGAAGCCTATAAAAGCCTAGATGGCATCCAAAACGGTAGTGAAGCTATGAACGCCTTTGCTAAACTATCTCTTATGAGTGAAGATGAAAAAGAAAAAACTAGAACTGCCCTGCTTGAGTACTGCAAACTTGATACTTTAGCGATGGTAGAGATTTTGAAAAAACTACGAGCTGAGATTGAAAAAGAGAGCTCACTCTAA
- a CDS encoding HD-GYP domain-containing protein, whose amino-acid sequence MNKKESMFYIGLNRLKSIVDIKSNNIVSSFFKRALFSLVFISIISTISIIHFLQYNFYTSLADDIKVNVDERLSKYGKDFKSSNKELLKEDVEILMKQLGLVVIEIYDDKKEKFFKFTSAEEKFADKLELVQANYKNIGHNFPTSKKISYNFFEVPGKHNFMQIFYPIYKSNNLLGYIEVISYIEPIVVKRFKQSILTTIVTVSVTIFIFSLLIFPLVYFAYKKLNAHRLELLSSNIMTINTLGNAIALRDSDTNEHNYRVTLYAIKFARSINLDYESIKVLIKGAFLHDVGKIGISDNILLKNGSLNEEEFEIMRSHVVKGVELVKGDSWLEDAKDVILYHHERYDGSGYPNGVKGKEIPIVARIFAIVDVFDALTSKRPYKEPFSYEKSIEILRDGYNSHFDGELLNNFIEISHKLYNDTRLKQKEELKKELEGLIKKYFLE is encoded by the coding sequence ATGAATAAAAAAGAATCTATGTTTTATATTGGACTAAATAGACTAAAATCTATTGTAGATATAAAAAGCAATAACATTGTCAGCTCCTTTTTTAAAAGAGCTCTCTTCTCCCTTGTATTTATCAGCATAATAAGCACTATATCTATAATCCATTTTCTACAGTACAATTTTTACACCTCCCTAGCAGATGACATTAAAGTAAATGTTGATGAGAGGCTTAGCAAATATGGTAAAGATTTTAAATCTTCAAATAAGGAACTACTAAAAGAAGATGTAGAAATTTTAATGAAACAGCTAGGACTTGTTGTAATTGAAATTTATGATGATAAAAAAGAGAAGTTTTTTAAATTTACTTCTGCTGAAGAAAAATTTGCAGATAAATTAGAACTCGTTCAAGCCAACTACAAAAATATTGGGCATAATTTTCCAACATCTAAAAAAATAAGCTATAACTTTTTTGAAGTTCCAGGTAAGCATAATTTTATGCAGATTTTCTACCCTATATATAAATCAAACAACTTATTAGGATATATCGAAGTTATCTCTTATATAGAGCCAATAGTGGTTAAAAGATTTAAACAAAGCATACTTACTACAATAGTAACCGTCTCGGTGACAATATTTATTTTTTCTCTTTTGATATTTCCACTAGTATATTTTGCATATAAAAAGCTAAACGCACACAGATTGGAGCTACTATCTAGCAATATTATGACGATTAACACTCTTGGAAATGCAATTGCCCTTAGAGATAGTGACACAAATGAGCATAACTATAGAGTAACTCTTTACGCGATTAAATTTGCACGAAGTATAAACCTAGACTATGAAAGTATCAAAGTGTTAATAAAAGGAGCTTTTTTACATGATGTTGGAAAGATAGGGATATCTGACAATATTCTTCTAAAAAATGGAAGTTTAAATGAAGAAGAGTTTGAGATAATGAGAAGTCATGTTGTTAAAGGAGTTGAGCTTGTAAAGGGTGATAGTTGGCTAGAAGATGCCAAAGATGTGATTTTATATCATCATGAAAGATATGATGGAAGTGGTTACCCAAACGGAGTAAAAGGCAAGGAGATACCAATTGTCGCTAGGATATTTGCTATAGTTGATGTTTTTGACGCACTTACTTCAAAGCGACCCTATAAAGAGCCGTTTAGTTATGAAAAAAGCATTGAAATTTTAAGAGATGGTTACAATAGCCACTTTGATGGGGAGTTGTTAAATAATTTCATAGAGATTTCTCACAAACTATATAATGATACTAGATTAAAACAAAAAGAGGAGCTAAAAAAAGAGCTTGAGGGTTTGATAAAAAAATACTTTTTAGAGTGA
- the dgt gene encoding dGTPase, with product MIDYSKKLTLDREFYPLKDIDISIESDRGRILSAPAFRRLQKRTQVFALELNASIRTRLTHSLEVGQTARFIAKSILTKLKEEGLQKYKLGELENAFVSTAEMTSLLHDIGNPPFGHFAEKSINKWMKNSAVPILDRFKASSQEVKKLKEMLAKDICNYDGNAQAIRVISKLQRLNLSYTQILSVLKYTRGAYEDRVKDEPLDYLRKKPGFYYSERDFIQKIQKILDVKAGHRFPITYIMEAADDISYLTADLEDSVVKGILSLDKVYSLIKAECEKENESYLLEVIQKRYKQAKEDEEPYQFSMFFTLIRAKLVSSLVRHVVEIYLANHEAIFKGEFNHALLEYDKESKYYKAVKILQKISTKYIYKCKEVQELELQGYSILNALLNLYRPLLELSADDFRALLNEESIECFVSMRLIRRVSSKQISAYKNDEKKLNTKDKESYEMLEWYYRVRLITDYISGMTDDFALKEFHVLTAL from the coding sequence ATGATTGATTATAGTAAAAAGCTTACATTAGATAGAGAATTTTATCCTTTAAAAGATATAGATATCTCCATCGAGAGTGATAGAGGTCGCATCTTATCGGCTCCTGCTTTTAGAAGATTGCAAAAGAGAACTCAAGTATTTGCCTTAGAGCTAAATGCTTCGATAAGAACTAGACTTACACACTCATTAGAAGTTGGGCAAACTGCTAGGTTTATTGCCAAATCAATACTAACAAAGTTAAAAGAAGAAGGACTGCAAAAGTATAAACTCGGTGAGCTTGAAAATGCATTTGTATCAACTGCGGAGATGACGAGTCTCTTGCATGATATTGGTAACCCTCCTTTTGGGCACTTTGCAGAAAAGAGTATAAACAAGTGGATGAAAAATAGTGCTGTACCCATTTTAGACAGATTTAAAGCAAGTTCGCAAGAAGTAAAAAAACTAAAAGAGATGCTTGCAAAAGATATCTGCAACTATGATGGCAATGCACAAGCCATCAGAGTTATTTCAAAACTCCAACGCCTCAATCTTTCATATACGCAGATATTGTCAGTTCTTAAGTACACTAGAGGTGCCTACGAAGATAGAGTTAAAGATGAACCGCTTGATTATCTAAGAAAAAAACCGGGTTTTTACTATAGTGAGAGAGATTTTATACAAAAGATTCAAAAGATACTAGATGTAAAAGCTGGGCATAGATTTCCCATAACCTATATTATGGAAGCTGCCGATGACATTTCATACCTTACCGCTGACTTAGAAGATAGTGTTGTAAAAGGGATACTTAGCTTAGACAAGGTCTACTCACTTATAAAAGCAGAGTGTGAAAAAGAGAATGAGAGCTACCTTTTAGAAGTGATTCAAAAGAGATATAAACAGGCAAAAGAAGATGAAGAGCCCTATCAATTTAGTATGTTTTTTACCCTAATTAGGGCAAAACTCGTCTCTTCTTTGGTTCGTCATGTAGTTGAGATATATCTAGCCAATCATGAAGCCATTTTTAAAGGAGAGTTTAACCACGCGCTTCTTGAGTATGATAAAGAGAGTAAGTACTATAAAGCAGTTAAGATTTTACAAAAAATCTCAACTAAATATATCTACAAATGCAAAGAGGTACAAGAGCTTGAGTTGCAAGGTTACTCAATCTTAAATGCTTTACTAAACCTTTACAGGCCACTCTTAGAGCTTAGTGCAGATGATTTTCGCGCCCTACTAAATGAAGAGAGTATAGAGTGTTTTGTATCGATGAGGCTCATTAGAAGAGTCTCTTCAAAGCAGATATCCGCTTATAAAAATGATGAAAAAAAACTAAATACAAAAGATAAAGAGAGCTATGAAATGCTCGAATGGTATTACAGAGTAAGGTTGATAACTGACTATATAAGCGGTATGACTGATGATTTTGCACTAAAAGAGTTTCATGTCTTAACGGCTCTATAG
- a CDS encoding YbgC/FadM family acyl-CoA thioesterase, whose product MKIRVYYEDTDTGGVVYHSNYLNFCERARSEAFFVKGLTPILSSGHFVARKLEASYIASAKLGDELSITTELLEMRAASFRLLQTIYKGEKKIFELTITLAYITFEARPQKIDDEVKKLILSLFKS is encoded by the coding sequence ATGAAGATTCGCGTTTATTACGAAGACACAGATACAGGTGGGGTGGTTTATCACTCTAACTATTTAAACTTTTGTGAGAGGGCTAGGAGTGAGGCTTTTTTTGTTAAGGGCTTAACTCCTATCTTGAGTAGTGGGCACTTTGTTGCAAGGAAGTTGGAGGCTAGTTATATAGCTAGTGCTAAGCTTGGGGATGAGTTAAGTATCACTACAGAGCTTCTTGAGATGAGAGCGGCTTCGTTTAGACTTTTGCAAACTATATATAAGGGTGAAAAAAAGATATTTGAGCTTACTATCACTCTAGCTTACATCACATTTGAAGCAAGACCTCAAAAGATAGATGACGAGGTTAAAAAACTTATACTCTCACTCTTTAAATCTTGA
- a CDS encoding DsrE/DsrF/TusD sulfur relay family protein — MVTIILNHDPYDGSDIAYNALRLASTLHKSGQSVNIFLMNDAVDLARDKTQKPQNYDYDLVAMLKKLYESGVALQACGTCNARCGIFKNEPYFDEKILSTMQTLSDWVIQSKQVLTF, encoded by the coding sequence ATGGTAACGATTATATTAAACCATGATCCTTACGATGGTTCAGATATTGCCTACAATGCTCTTAGACTAGCTTCAACACTACATAAAAGTGGGCAGAGTGTAAATATCTTTTTGATGAATGATGCCGTTGATTTAGCAAGAGATAAGACACAAAAACCACAAAACTATGACTATGACTTGGTTGCAATGTTAAAAAAACTTTATGAGAGTGGAGTTGCCTTACAAGCTTGCGGTACATGTAATGCTAGATGCGGAATCTTTAAAAATGAACCGTACTTTGATGAAAAGATTTTATCAACGATGCAGACTTTATCAGATTGGGTCATTCAAAGCAAACAAGTGCTTACGTTTTAA
- a CDS encoding rhodanese-like domain-containing protein: MKKLSRLLVYTILFGLLCSNAYGQIDAKMMLINEAKKEVGEVTSEQLKEMIDDEEVIVLDVRESEQRAEGYLFSDFIPVKTISITRGNLEWEVESKIQDKESVIVTYCRNGGRGALAAQVLKKMGYKNVKNLQGGISAWAKAGNPIKTGLGIQKIAK; this comes from the coding sequence GTGAAAAAACTATCAAGATTATTGGTATATACAATACTATTTGGATTGCTTTGTAGCAATGCTTACGGGCAGATTGACGCAAAAATGATGCTTATAAATGAGGCAAAAAAGGAAGTAGGTGAAGTTACTTCAGAGCAATTAAAAGAGATGATTGATGATGAAGAGGTGATAGTTCTTGATGTAAGAGAGTCTGAACAAAGAGCTGAGGGCTACTTATTTAGTGACTTTATTCCTGTTAAAACTATTTCAATTACTCGCGGTAATTTGGAGTGGGAAGTAGAGAGTAAAATCCAAGATAAAGAGAGTGTGATTGTTACCTATTGTAGAAATGGTGGACGCGGTGCATTGGCTGCACAGGTACTAAAAAAAATGGGCTATAAAAATGTTAAAAACCTCCAAGGCGGGATTAGCGCATGGGCAAAAGCCGGCAATCCTATAAAAACTGGACTTGGCATACAAAAAATAGCAAAATAG
- a CDS encoding ArsR/SmtB family transcription factor: protein MLDMQEKIKIFKALGNETRFLIFKNVFTGGYVCSIDNKNPKVSPHSTCVSTIAQHFEFSLPTISKHLQLLREAGIIKMQKKSNKIYIEPNIETIRELGSCFTKLVENFEDNRELFFDDVILK, encoded by the coding sequence ATGCTGGATATGCAAGAAAAAATAAAAATATTTAAAGCACTTGGAAATGAGACTAGATTTCTTATCTTTAAGAATGTATTTACAGGTGGATATGTGTGTTCCATAGACAATAAAAACCCAAAAGTAAGTCCTCACTCTACATGTGTCTCAACAATTGCTCAACATTTTGAATTTTCTCTACCGACAATCTCAAAGCATCTGCAGTTACTCCGTGAAGCAGGGATTATTAAAATGCAGAAAAAATCAAATAAGATATATATCGAGCCAAATATTGAGACTATAAGAGAGCTTGGAAGCTGTTTTACAAAACTAGTTGAAAATTTTGAAGATAACAGAGAACTATTTTTTGATGATGTTATTTTAAAGTAA
- a CDS encoding HAD family hydrolase encodes MKVVIFDMDGTLVDSKKDITTSVNYIREKHYGLEPLSEEYIVEVINMEVRNLPKLFYGTEHYEDRDRELFEIHYANQCIQNPYLYDGIKETLEELVESSVKISVATNAPTPFAKRILKHLRVDEMFDVIIGADRVENSKPDPQMLHHILNHYKYDEKKDIAWMVGDNSKDMLSAKAAGIESMFATWGFTPQADHDIIVYEPKEILGIVL; translated from the coding sequence ATGAAAGTTGTTATTTTTGATATGGACGGAACATTGGTTGATTCTAAAAAAGATATAACCACCTCTGTAAACTACATAAGAGAAAAACACTATGGACTTGAGCCTTTAAGCGAAGAGTATATAGTTGAGGTAATAAATATGGAAGTGAGAAACTTGCCAAAGCTTTTTTATGGAACTGAGCATTATGAAGATAGAGATAGAGAGCTCTTTGAGATTCACTACGCCAACCAATGTATACAAAATCCATATCTTTATGATGGCATCAAAGAGACTTTAGAAGAGTTAGTAGAGTCTAGTGTAAAAATCTCCGTTGCTACAAACGCGCCAACACCCTTTGCAAAAAGGATTTTGAAGCATCTTAGAGTTGATGAGATGTTTGATGTTATTATTGGAGCTGACAGAGTTGAAAACTCCAAACCAGATCCACAGATGCTCCATCATATCTTGAATCATTACAAATACGATGAAAAAAAAGACATAGCTTGGATGGTTGGAGATAACTCAAAAGATATGCTAAGTGCAAAAGCCGCAGGGATAGAGTCTATGTTTGCAACTTGGGGTTTTACTCCTCAGGCAGACCATGACATAATAGTGTACGAACCAAAAGAGATACTTGGCATTGTTTTATAA
- the hemH gene encoding ferrochelatase, which produces MKKEAVVLLNMGGPNNLDEVEVFLKNMFSDKNILTMKSSLLRKLVGGIIVFTRTESSQDIYRQIGGKSPIVGHTKGLVKKLQDRVGSDVMVDFAMRYTPPFAKEVIERLNKQEVEKIYLIPLYPQYSTTTTKSSLEDFEEVYHASGSDAILVEIKHFFENESYNKAIIDRIKEQMSGAKYEDFDMIFSAHGLPQKIVDAGDVYERHVKKHIEILKRKLQEQDMNFHDVHLAYQSKVGPMEWLKPSLGDKLESIKDRGVVIFPIAFTIDNSETDYELEIEYREIAKELGIKEYKVCRCPNDSDFFVDALQEIYEKMR; this is translated from the coding sequence GTGAAAAAAGAAGCGGTAGTATTGTTAAATATGGGTGGACCAAATAACCTAGATGAGGTTGAGGTTTTTTTAAAAAATATGTTTAGCGATAAAAATATCTTAACTATGAAGAGCAGCCTTTTAAGAAAATTGGTAGGTGGGATAATAGTTTTTACAAGAACAGAGAGTTCTCAAGATATTTACCGCCAGATTGGTGGAAAGTCTCCTATTGTTGGGCATACAAAAGGGCTTGTTAAAAAACTTCAAGATAGAGTTGGAAGTGATGTGATGGTGGATTTTGCAATGCGATATACTCCGCCATTTGCTAAAGAAGTTATAGAGAGATTAAACAAACAAGAGGTTGAAAAAATCTATCTCATCCCTCTTTATCCGCAATACTCAACAACTACTACTAAGTCTTCTTTGGAAGATTTTGAAGAGGTTTACCATGCAAGTGGATCTGATGCTATTTTGGTTGAGATAAAACACTTCTTTGAAAATGAAAGCTATAACAAAGCCATTATAGATAGGATAAAAGAGCAGATGAGTGGTGCTAAGTATGAGGATTTTGATATGATTTTCTCAGCTCATGGACTTCCTCAAAAGATAGTAGATGCTGGAGATGTTTATGAGAGACACGTTAAAAAGCATATTGAGATTTTAAAAAGAAAACTACAAGAACAAGATATGAATTTTCATGATGTTCATCTTGCATATCAGTCAAAAGTTGGACCGATGGAGTGGTTAAAGCCCTCACTTGGTGATAAGCTTGAAAGTATAAAAGATAGAGGTGTTGTGATATTTCCTATAGCTTTTACTATAGATAATTCTGAGACTGATTATGAGCTAGAGATTGAGTATAGAGAGATAGCCAAGGAGCTTGGTATCAAAGAGTACAAAGTGTGTAGATGCCCTAATGATAGTGACTTCTTTGTAGATGCCTTGCAAGAGATATATGAAAAGATGAGATAG
- a CDS encoding SAM-dependent methyltransferase — MSRFSKYMSEWLYSDDGYYATYKAIGKEGDFYTSVSTSKFFGGSVARHIISLVDEGFLSKDAVICEIGAHHGYFLADIIEFIYTLRPKLLKSLKFVIIERFEALQKAQQEYFKESFGDVIELTHYRSLSELRCKNAFFIANEIFDAFACELYYKGKTARVEAHNIEFDIEDEFIDAKAKKYKKDRGEIAIGYEEFAREMASSCDKFEFMSFDYGEMMARPDFSIRVYEKHKTIPLFDEEIKRDELFKSSDITYDVCFAHVKDAYEEAGVKFIELKAQMVALVDMGILELLEILKENADEKIYEQELQKAKMLIMPNFLGERFKMIRFRKEYLC; from the coding sequence ATGAGTAGATTTAGCAAGTATATGAGTGAGTGGCTCTATAGCGATGATGGTTACTATGCTACTTATAAAGCTATAGGAAAAGAGGGAGATTTTTATACCTCTGTAAGTACAAGTAAATTTTTTGGTGGAAGTGTAGCGAGGCATATCATCTCTTTAGTAGATGAGGGTTTTTTAAGCAAAGATGCAGTCATCTGTGAGATAGGTGCTCATCATGGCTACTTTTTAGCTGATATCATTGAATTTATTTACACCCTAAGACCAAAACTTCTAAAGAGTTTGAAGTTTGTTATTATCGAGAGATTTGAGGCACTTCAAAAAGCTCAACAAGAGTATTTTAAAGAGTCCTTTGGAGATGTTATAGAGCTAACACACTACAGATCTCTAAGTGAACTTAGATGCAAAAATGCTTTTTTTATAGCAAATGAAATCTTTGATGCATTTGCGTGTGAGCTCTACTATAAAGGTAAAACTGCAAGAGTTGAAGCACATAACATTGAGTTTGATATAGAAGATGAGTTCATTGATGCAAAGGCTAAAAAATACAAAAAGGATAGAGGCGAGATAGCTATAGGTTATGAAGAGTTCGCCCGTGAGATGGCTAGTTCTTGTGATAAGTTTGAGTTTATGAGCTTTGACTATGGCGAGATGATGGCACGCCCTGACTTTTCCATCAGAGTCTATGAAAAACACAAAACAATCCCTCTTTTTGATGAAGAGATAAAAAGAGATGAACTTTTTAAAAGTTCAGATATAACTTATGATGTCTGTTTTGCTCATGTAAAAGATGCCTACGAAGAAGCTGGGGTAAAATTTATAGAACTAAAAGCTCAGATGGTAGCACTTGTAGACATGGGGATACTAGAGCTTTTAGAGATACTAAAAGAAAATGCCGATGAGAAGATCTATGAACAAGAACTTCAAAAAGCAAAGATGCTAATCATGCCAAATTTTTTAGGTGAGAGATTTAAGATGATACGCTTTAGAAAAGAGTATCTATGTTAG
- a CDS encoding TolC family protein, producing MKVSYLLITLSLLCSTAFAQESLEAYISDNKKEQFKYDYDKVEAESLKLRDSWIAPLNLQYSYSKSNPYEEEQTSESAFVKMDQPIFASGGIYYGIKFAEASRVYSNYSIEVAQRKLVKDAISLLMQIKQMDYKIKKQELQIKNSEINLAQKQEQYLNGQLDSGFLDNAIIERNVVTQTLYDIQTNKERLISKFNAISDMSYKNAEVPNLDTLTLEQFLANNIVLDMSSSDIDKTRYNKDVTTAKYLPQVSLTAGYNWNKSDTVYKFGANEKNYYDYGIKVSMPLDINTYRDIEASRIDYLKSGLVVEDRKRELKALFEQVMQNIKNFEKKILLSIDNKKLYEKLLFETQEMYSAGYKTSYDVDLLKNSVAIQSIDLKIFEIDKQLELLTLYEMYKNE from the coding sequence ATGAAGGTTTCATATCTCTTAATAACGCTGTCACTTCTTTGTAGTACAGCCTTTGCACAAGAATCCCTTGAAGCATATATATCAGACAACAAAAAAGAGCAGTTTAAATATGACTATGACAAAGTAGAGGCTGAGAGTTTAAAGCTTCGCGACTCCTGGATAGCTCCGCTTAATTTGCAATACAGCTACTCTAAAAGTAACCCCTATGAAGAGGAACAAACTTCAGAGAGTGCTTTTGTGAAAATGGACCAACCTATATTTGCTAGTGGTGGTATCTACTACGGCATAAAGTTTGCAGAAGCTTCAAGAGTCTACTCAAACTACTCCATAGAAGTTGCACAAAGAAAGCTAGTAAAAGATGCTATCTCTCTTTTGATGCAGATAAAGCAGATGGACTATAAAATCAAAAAACAAGAACTGCAGATAAAAAACTCTGAGATAAACTTAGCTCAAAAGCAAGAGCAATACTTAAACGGTCAACTTGATTCTGGTTTTTTAGATAATGCTATTATTGAGAGAAATGTAGTTACACAAACTCTTTATGACATCCAAACAAACAAAGAGAGACTCATCTCAAAGTTCAATGCTATTAGTGATATGTCTTATAAAAACGCAGAGGTTCCAAACTTAGATACTTTAACGTTGGAGCAGTTTTTAGCTAACAACATAGTGCTTGATATGTCTAGTAGTGATATAGATAAAACTAGATACAACAAAGATGTAACAACTGCCAAATATCTCCCACAAGTGAGTTTAACCGCTGGATATAACTGGAATAAAAGTGATACTGTATATAAGTTTGGGGCAAATGAAAAAAATTATTATGACTATGGTATTAAAGTATCTATGCCCCTTGATATCAATACTTATAGAGATATAGAAGCCTCGCGCATAGACTATTTAAAGTCTGGGCTTGTTGTAGAAGATAGAAAAAGAGAGCTAAAAGCACTTTTTGAGCAGGTAATGCAAAACATAAAAAACTTTGAGAAAAAGATACTCCTTAGCATTGATAACAAAAAACTCTATGAGAAGCTACTCTTTGAGACACAAGAGATGTATAGTGCTGGATATAAGACGAGCTATGATGTGGATTTGTTAAAAAACTCTGTAGCTATTCAAAGTATTGATTTAAAAATATTTGAGATAGATAAGCAACTAGAGCTTTTAACACTTTATGAGATGTATAAAAATGAGTAG